The DNA sequence TCTCGATACGGCTCTCAATGATGACCTCATCGCCGAAGGCTATGCCCGCGACGTCATCCGCGCCGTGCAGGACGCTCGTAAGGATGCTAATCTCGACATTGCCGACCGTATCAGCCTGAAGCTCGATGTGCCGGCCGCCGACGCGCCGAAGGCCGAGCAGTTCCGTGACCTGATCGCCCGCGAGACGCTCGCCACGTCGCTCGATATCAACGCCGATGCGTCTGCCGATGAGCTCAAAGTGAGCGTGTCGAAGCAGTAAATCACAGATACCATGCCACAACAGGCAGGAAAGGTTTGGCGGGTGACCGAATATGGTTGCCCGCCAAACCCTTTTATATGGTGATGCTAGAAAGCAATGCGCTATTGAATATCGAACAAGAGCAATTGCAGAAAATAGTTTGAAGTCAGACGGTAAAATGCCAGAACTTACCGTTCTTACACCACCACCTCAATTGATGACGTGCGTCTAAACGTTCGGTTTGGCTACTTGCAAGGATCCTACTGAGGGATCCCCCCCAATTGAGGGCATAATGGCGGGATTGCCGGCATCCAACGGCGTGAGCCCAAGGTTGCCGGTAAACCGTACGACTATCTTCCCGTCGTTGTCGGAAGTGTTCAGCTCGGAAATCTTTCCGTTGATACGGATCGTCGGAGGGAAGAATCCTTTGTTGCCGTTCATCTCGGTAAAGAGTTCTTTTCGCATTGTGTCATACAGTGTTGCCTTGCTGATAAAGTCGGCATACGGCGCCTTCACCGCGTTTTCGGCGACTTTATTGTTGACACCGGCCTTGATGGCCTGTTTGACGATATCTTTGTCACTCACGTCCTTGTAATGGATGGCGTCCGGTTGGAAGCCCTTGTCAAACAGTGCACCGACAAGCGCCGTCACATGATCCGGGTCGTGTTCGGAAACATAGGCGACCGCATTTGCCGCTCTGGTGGAGTAACGGTCTGTGGAAGGCGTGTCATAGACGTTGACGGTGTGGAATTCAAGGTTGATTTGTTTGGCGTTCTGGAGTTTTTCGAGTGTCGGAATAAGAGCACGCGTGACGTCTCCGCAGTATGGGCATAGAAAGTCCGTATATACTTCGACCGTTGGCGCTTTGGGATTTCGTTGATTCTTCTTGTAGGCGAGAAAACCGGCGTCGTCGGTCGCGTTGGTCGGTTTGTTGGAGACTTTTCGTAAAGCGGCCTCCGCCTCAGACCGCGTCTGTGGAAGTGGCGCGGATTTGGTCTCCTTTTCCTGATTGGCACCGATGCCGATGCCGATGGCGATGCCGGTAACCAGAATCAGCACC is a window from the Bifidobacterium sp. ESL0745 genome containing:
- a CDS encoding thioredoxin domain-containing protein — encoded protein: MLIVMVLILVTGIAIGIGIGANQEKETKSAPLPQTRSEAEAALRKVSNKPTNATDDAGFLAYKKNQRNPKAPTVEVYTDFLCPYCGDVTRALIPTLEKLQNAKQINLEFHTVNVYDTPSTDRYSTRAANAVAYVSEHDPDHVTALVGALFDKGFQPDAIHYKDVSDKDIVKQAIKAGVNNKVAENAVKAPYADFISKATLYDTMRKELFTEMNGNKGFFPPTIRINGKISELNTSDNDGKIVVRFTGNLGLTPLDAGNPAIMPSIGGDPSVGSLQVAKPNV